The genome window GTAGAGGGATATGAGCGGATGATCTTGCCGTTTAATTTGTAGGCACTACATATTTTAATTGTATCGAGCCCATTCAATATATCCATCTTTGTAAGGAACAACCTGTCCACTCCCCAACGCCTACAATTTGTGCCAAGCACGAAACCATCGAGCCAACCACAACGACGAGGCCTACCTGTAGTCGCACCGAATTCATCCCAATCGTTCTGACCGGTTCCGCGAAGTCTTTCTGCTTCTTCGCCTTGAATTTCTGTCGGCATAGGGCCGTTACCCACACGCGTAGTAAAGGCTTTTACCAGCCCAATTATAGTGTCTATCTGGCGTGGATCTATGCCAAGACCAGAAGCAACTCCTGATAATGAAGTGGAACTTGATGTAACAAAGGGATACGTTCCCCAGTCGATATCTAACATCGAACCCTGTGCGCCCTCTATCAAGACCTTCTTTCCCGATTTAAGCAAATCGTGAATAAACACTGAGACATCGCCGGTTATATTTCCCATAAATGATACTGTTTTCAACAGAGGTTGAATGATTTCATCCTCAGATGGTGGTTTTTCGCCCACAAAATCAAAAAATGGGCGGTAATAATCGATTAATTGTTGTGTCTTCGCAGAGAGACCTTTATTATAAACAATATCGCCCATGCGAATACCGAGTCGGGAATATTTATCTCTATATGTAGGTCCTATTCCACGAAGAGTTGTCCCAATATTGGATAGCCTTTCTTCGATAGCTTCTACTCTTTTATGCAAAGAAGTTACTAAATGTGCTCGCGAAGATATAAGTAACCGCCCTGTAGCGTCGATTCCACGCTCATGAAGTTGCTTTATTTCCTGCATCAAATTAGGTAAGTCGATAACCATTCCAGCACCTAAAAGCCCCGTTATACCATTCCTTAATATTCCCGAAGGCACCTGATGGAAAACAAATCTCTTTCCCTCGGCATAAACTGTGTGGCCAGCGTTTGCACCACCCTGATATCGCGCTACCGCATCGACATCCTGATCGAGAACATCAACTGCTTTTGCCTTGCCTTCATCACCCCAAAAAAGACCAAAGACCAGACGACATTTGCTTTCATTCAACATAAATTAACCTTTCGAATTCTAATTCGCTTTCGCCGATCTGCTAACAGCTTCCATTTCTCTCTAAGTCCAATATTATATTTTTCACTTTGGTGATATACGCAAAGCCAAATGCCAGATTGAGAAGACTGGCAACATGCATCTGCTCGCAAACCGAGCCAGTGCCATCAGCTGGGAAAAATACTCGATAATCACGATAATAAGCATCACGTGCCGTGGATTCACAACACATATTGGTCATGATGCCGGATATCACTAAATCCTCTATCTTTAAACACCGGAGAATGGTCTCTAAATCTGTGTTGTAAAACGAGGAATATCTGTGCTTATAGATAACCTTCTCGTTACCAATCGGCGCAATATCTTTGTGTATTTTGCTTTCAGAGCTTCCCTCAAGACATCGACCTTCCCACCACCACGACATAATACCGAGATCTATCTCTTCAGGATGATGAACATGTTTAGTGAAAATTACAGGTCTTCCTGCAGAACGAAAGGCCTCAATAAGCCTCTTTAGATTTGGAATTATTGCCGAACCACCGCAGGTATACGTCGGAGAAGCCTCGTCCAAAAAAAAATCCTGCATATCCACAACCAGAAGAGCACTCGCCGACGTATTTAATTGCATCTTATGCAAATTATACGGGCGGATACGCTCCAACCACCCATTCGATTTCGTTTCAAGATTCTCTGCCGTAACATAATTTTGCACTATAAACCTCCCAAAAGGAAACAGAGAGTAATATATGGCTGGGTTTACGCAAGTCAAGAAAAATACAATAAACCACTTCGGAGATTAATCTTCATCAAATTATACCTATTAAAATGCACCCCTTTTAAAAAACCCATGAAAGCAAAGAAGCTGGCGCGGGCGGCGGCGCGCTATTTGCCGCCTGCAAATAGCGCGACATCCGTGAAGGGTAGATGGGATTTTTGCGCGAAATAAATCAAGATAAAACTACGAAATAAACGCAATAGCAAAAATCGTGATAGCGCTATAACTGAGTAAAAACAGAATTAGCCCAGCCGGTATCTGCGCTTCTAATTGCAATCTTACAATGCCAACAAAAATCCCGCAAAGGCTTAATTATTTCTTTTGAATAACCTCTTTGCCGATTCATTAGCCCTAGAAATAATCTCTTTCTCGTCAATATTCGCTATCTTTCCATTTTTAACAACGACTTGTCCATCGACAACAGTATATTTTGCTGTATGATCAAAACCAGAGAAAACAAGCGCCGCCAAAGGATCTGATAATCCACCGGCATATCCAATACTATCGAGATTAAAAACAGCTATATCCGCACCCATACCAGCCTGTAAAGAGCCAAGATTCGAATAACCGAGAAGCTTTGCGCCTCCATGCGAAGCCATAGATAAAACCTCACGAGCCGAAAGCGAGGAAGATCCGTATTTCACACGCTGAAGCAACATAGCATTGCGCACTTCACCAAGCATGTCTGATGAATCGTTTGAAGCCGAGCCATCTACACCGAGACCAAGACGAATCCCTGTATCGAGCATCTCGCGAATCCTCGCTATTCCAGACCCAAGGCGCATATTCGACGTCGGACAGTGACAAACTCCCGTGCCGGTTTCCGCGAGTAACTCCAGTTCCATATCATTGAAATAGATACCATGAGCAAAATAAACATCCTCTCCCAACCAGTTCCATTTTTCCATAAGTTCCAATGGTCGCTTACCATATTTTTCTAGACAAAAATCCTCCTCGTCCATCGTCTCACCAAGGTGTGTATGTAGGATGACCGACCTATCTCGTGCGAGAGATGCCGTCTCAATCATAAGCGAAGGATCGACTGAAAAAGGGCTACATGGAGCAAGAGCAATTTTATGCATCGAGAGCGGCGATGAATCGTGAAATCTGTCTATTACGCGCTCCATATCGCAGACTACATCTTCCGTCGATTGCACGACGTTATCTGGTGGAAGTCCTCCATCCGCCTCGCCAAGCGTCATAGAACCACGCGTTGGGCTAAAACGAATTCCAAGCCTATCCGCAGCCTCGAACTGAAGCTCCATTATATCGCCTTTAAACTCACGCGGATAGAGATACATGTGATCCGAACTCAATGTGCAACCGGTTTTAAGAAGTTCGGCGCAAGCAAGAAGCGTAGAGTTAAAAACAGCATCGGCATCGAGCTTGGCCCAAATGGGATAAAGATATTTAAGCCAATCAAAAAGTTTAGCATCTTGAGCACCCGGAAGATTGCGAGTTAGCGTCTGGTAAAAATGGTGATGACAATTAACGAGACCTGGAATTGCAACACATCCAGTGCAATCGATAACATCCGTCAACTCGGTATCGAACGAAATATCCTTGCCTATTTTCGATATAATATTCCCATCGATTAAAATATCGGCATTCGCTATCTCACTCCCCTTCTCATCGAAAGTTGCCACAAGCATACAATTTCTTAAAATGAGCATATCTCAATCCTTTAATTCGAGTTAATAAAATCTAAATTAGATTCTGTTGATGTCAAGTATTAGAACGCCTTGAGATTTATAATCTCCTTTCCAAATTATTAAATCTTTAGAGGAACAATTTAAAAATTCTATATCTCACCCAAAATTTTATGAGATTTGAACCCCCGATTAATATAATAAATTATATAAGGAATCACATTATCTTAATAAGCCAAGTTTCATGAAAATATTTGTTAGCCAATTCAGAAACTTAATCTATATAAACTGTCTGGCTTGACAATTGCTGTTTAAAATTTAAAATAGTATAAAAATGGAGGGAACATGAAAAAAGCACTATTATTATGTATTTTTTCAGCGGCAATAGCTTTTGGCGAAATTGCTGTTACTATTTATAGCGATGGATTCGCTCTCGTAAAGGAACAAAGAAAACTCGATTTTAAAAAAGGCACTACTGAATACAATTATTCCCCGGTTCCTTCGCAGATTACACCTCAAACAGTCCATTTTGCCGGTGATGGAATAGCCGTTCTAGAACAGAATTATGAATACGATATAGTTAGCACGGACAGGCTTCTCCAGAAAAACCTCGATAAAAATATTCGTATCGACCTTGCCGACGGTGGAGAAAGTGTCACCGGAATATTGCTATCGGCTACATCCAATTCGATATTAGTGGATGTTAAAGGTGTTCTATCTTCATACCGTTTGGAGAAAATCGTTAATGTAGCCTTTCTCGAAAGGCCGGAAAAACTCTTTACTCGCCCTACGCTGGTCTGGATGCTTAATTCGGAAAACGATGGCAAGAAGGACACCGAGCTTTCATATATGACAGGGGGCTTGGATTGGGAAGCCGCATATGTTGCCAATGTTGACAAGGACGATAAACACCTTTCGCTCGATGGATGGGTAACTATTCGAAATAACTCCGGAATGACCTTCGATAATGCCAAACTTAAACTCGTTGCCGGAGAAGTCCATCGAGTCCAAAACAAGCCGGCCCCAAGGTCGGCAAAGGCTGGCGGGATAATGATGATGGACGAGGCTATGCCTGTGGGCTTTGAAGAGGAATCTTTCTTCGAATATCATCTCTACACACTTCCAAGACCAGCTACAGTGGCCGACAGACAAGAAAAACAACTTACTCTTTTTCCCAGCGCAAATACCGAAGTTAAAAAAATCTTTGTCTATGAAGCAAGCAGATCCAACGATGTTCGGGTAGAACTCGAATTCGAGAATTCCAAGGAAAAGGGCTTGGGAATGGCCCTTCCAGAAGGAATAATTCGTGTTTATAAGGAAGATAAATCCGGCGCACCTCAATTTGTGGGCGAGGATAGAATCGAACACACTCCCAAGGATGAAGAAATTAGGATCTATCTTGGCAATGCCTTCGATATCGTAGCCGAGAGAACAACTAAGGACTACAAAAGGATCTCAAATAGAATCTATGAGGAGAACTTTGAGGTTAAAATACGAAATCACAAAGAAGAAACCGTGATTGTAACAGTCGTAGAAAAGTTCTGGGGCGACTGGTTCATTAAAACTGAAAACATAAAGGGCAAACAGAAAGATGCTCGAACTAACGAATGGGAAATAACCATCCCGAAAGATGGAGAAACAGTACTCACATACACAATAAGGCACAAATAATAGAATAGGGTTAAATTATGTTTGGTTTAAATTGGGACGAAATTTTAGATAGCGTTATTCTGCTAGGCGGTCGATGGCTTCTATCGAGCGGGCTCAGGATATTACTTTACGTAATTGGTGCCGTGATAATTATCAAGTTGCTTAGAAAGATCGGAAACGTGGTTATCACCAAGTTCCAGGATGACGATCCGACGACGATGAACGACCAGGAAAGAAGAGCCGAAACCCTCGTCACCGTGATGAATATCACTACCAAGGTTTTCGTTTGGAGCATAGTTTTCTTCATGATACTTCGGGAAATCGGCGCGAACATAACGCCGCTGCTCACCGGCGCGGGTGTAGTCGGTCTTGCCATCGGTTTTGGCGCGCAGAACATCGTTCGGGATTTTTTCAACGGTTTTTTGATTTTGCTCGAAAACCAATATCGCGTCGGCGATTTCGTGAAAATAGCCGAAAGGTCGGGCGGGGTCGAAAGCATTACCTTGCGCACGACCTCTATTCGAGACCTCGAGGGGATTCTCCATATAATTCCAAACGGCGAGATTAGGGCGGTCGATAACTACACATTCGCGGTTAGCAAAAGCGTTGTCGATGTGGGAATCAGTTATAATTCCAGCGTCGATTTAGCCATGGAAGTGCTCGAGTCGATTGGAAAGGAACTGCCAGAGCTTCCAGAAATAGGCCGCTTCGTCAGAGATTTCGCTATTCTCGGAGTCCAGAATCTCGGGGATAGCTCCGTCGAT of bacterium contains these proteins:
- a CDS encoding adenylosuccinate synthase produces the protein MLNESKCRLVFGLFWGDEGKAKAVDVLDQDVDAVARYQGGANAGHTVYAEGKRFVFHQVPSGILRNGITGLLGAGMVIDLPNLMQEIKQLHERGIDATGRLLISSRAHLVTSLHKRVEAIEERLSNIGTTLRGIGPTYRDKYSRLGIRMGDIVYNKGLSAKTQQLIDYYRPFFDFVGEKPPSEDEIIQPLLKTVSFMGNITGDVSVFIHDLLKSGKKVLIEGAQGSMLDIDWGTYPFVTSSSTSLSGVASGLGIDPRQIDTIIGLVKAFTTRVGNGPMPTEIQGEEAERLRGTGQNDWDEFGATTGRPRRCGWLDGFVLGTNCRRWGVDRLFLTKMDILNGLDTIKICSAYKLNGKIIRSYPSTIEELEQLEPVYEELNGWDEPCSSYDRFEDLPENAKYFINRIEQLAGCEVGWISTGPERKSVITKE
- a CDS encoding cysteine hydrolase, translating into MQNYVTAENLETKSNGWLERIRPYNLHKMQLNTSASALLVVDMQDFFLDEASPTYTCGGSAIIPNLKRLIEAFRSAGRPVIFTKHVHHPEEIDLGIMSWWWEGRCLEGSSESKIHKDIAPIGNEKVIYKHRYSSFYNTDLETILRCLKIEDLVISGIMTNMCCESTARDAYYRDYRVFFPADGTGSVCEQMHVASLLNLAFGFAYITKVKNIILDLERNGSC
- a CDS encoding 8-oxoguanine deaminase, which translates into the protein MLILRNCMLVATFDEKGSEIANADILIDGNIISKIGKDISFDTELTDVIDCTGCVAIPGLVNCHHHFYQTLTRNLPGAQDAKLFDWLKYLYPIWAKLDADAVFNSTLLACAELLKTGCTLSSDHMYLYPREFKGDIMELQFEAADRLGIRFSPTRGSMTLGEADGGLPPDNVVQSTEDVVCDMERVIDRFHDSSPLSMHKIALAPCSPFSVDPSLMIETASLARDRSVILHTHLGETMDEEDFCLEKYGKRPLELMEKWNWLGEDVYFAHGIYFNDMELELLAETGTGVCHCPTSNMRLGSGIARIREMLDTGIRLGLGVDGSASNDSSDMLGEVRNAMLLQRVKYGSSSLSAREVLSMASHGGAKLLGYSNLGSLQAGMGADIAVFNLDSIGYAGGLSDPLAALVFSGFDHTAKYTVVDGQVVVKNGKIANIDEKEIISRANESAKRLFKRNN
- a CDS encoding DUF4139 domain-containing protein; protein product: MKKALLLCIFSAAIAFGEIAVTIYSDGFALVKEQRKLDFKKGTTEYNYSPVPSQITPQTVHFAGDGIAVLEQNYEYDIVSTDRLLQKNLDKNIRIDLADGGESVTGILLSATSNSILVDVKGVLSSYRLEKIVNVAFLERPEKLFTRPTLVWMLNSENDGKKDTELSYMTGGLDWEAAYVANVDKDDKHLSLDGWVTIRNNSGMTFDNAKLKLVAGEVHRVQNKPAPRSAKAGGIMMMDEAMPVGFEEESFFEYHLYTLPRPATVADRQEKQLTLFPSANTEVKKIFVYEASRSNDVRVELEFENSKEKGLGMALPEGIIRVYKEDKSGAPQFVGEDRIEHTPKDEEIRIYLGNAFDIVAERTTKDYKRISNRIYEENFEVKIRNHKEETVIVTVVEKFWGDWFIKTENIKGKQKDARTNEWEITIPKDGETVLTYTIRHK
- a CDS encoding mechanosensitive ion channel family protein, coding for MFGLNWDEILDSVILLGGRWLLSSGLRILLYVIGAVIIIKLLRKIGNVVITKFQDDDPTTMNDQERRAETLVTVMNITTKVFVWSIVFFMILREIGANITPLLTGAGVVGLAIGFGAQNIVRDFFNGFLILLENQYRVGDFVKIAERSGGVESITLRTTSIRDLEGILHIIPNGEIRAVDNYTFAVSKSVVDVGISYNSSVDLAMEVLESIGKELPELPEIGRFVRDFAILGVQNLGDSSVDIRVLITTDPSQQWAIGRKFKYLVKKRFDEAGIEIPYPHQTVYMRTENDNKPVLSIESENKN